The following DNA comes from Quercus robur chromosome 1, dhQueRobu3.1, whole genome shotgun sequence.
gtagcaaaataatttttaaatatgtgaataatgccatggaacccatttttaatgaaagttttattgaaaaagaaatttgtgggttccgtgaacagtgcacaggacccattggaaaagcaaaaaaagtcAGTgcatgttctaaaaaaaaaaaggaaacgccAAACGCCAAAACCCAGGATTAGAAACGCTATCCAAACGGGTATGTAATGTTTGACGTGTGAAAGGCTGAAGCAATATACTTAGGGTgcgtttggatactgcttattttgctaaaaactgaaaataataaaaaaataatttccggACTACTGTTCACACCAAAAATACTGTTCATTTGCCTATTTGCACTATttatgtcccatgaacagtgcaccaaGCACtagtccccaaaaaaaaaaaggctgaaacACAAAACGCAGGACTGTTAGACGCAATCCAAATGCTTACTTAATGTCAATAAGTCATGGTACATTCTTACATGTCAATTCTGAATTTGGCCAATAGTAATTTGCATTATTCTGAATtatactaagaaaaaaaagaattatatatgaCCCTCAATCTGTTTGTACTAAGTGTGATATAAACCCtctattttttgggtcaaaaaatAGAGTTACATAGCAGTAAGTTCCATTTGAGTGGTACCTTTAAAAATTGTAATGATTGTTAatattctataaataaaaatgaaattttcctaaaacaaataattttaaatgaaatccCAACATGCATATGGTGTTGAACTTCACGTCTAAGCAGGTACTATTGCAATGTCTTCCATTCTTATCCCATGGACTATGCGTGGTTGTGATACCactaacattattattatttttttttttaaggaaataataAAGTCACcaactattttacaattttttttatagactgTTGACATGGTAGGTGGTTATTGGTACGTAAAAGATAGCGTTACTGGTGGACCTAtatgaaaactaataagaatttttcAAGGtgatagtttgtaaaaatgttgaaagGAAATGCTAAAGTCATAaacttacaatatttttacaaagtgCTGATGTGATACTGGTAGGTGGgctattagtaagtaaaaagaTTGTGTTATTGGTTGACCTAGATGAGAACCAGTAAAAATTTTTCAAAGTgacaattgtaaaaatattgtaaaataatttgtgcatGTAGTATTACTCTCTTTTTAATTACCAATAACTACCCagcaatttttaataaaaaaaaaagtttataaaatagttCACAATAGCATGATCATGCCCTACCCACTTGGCATGAAAGCAATGTGATTAATAAGGAAGTAACTTTGATCGGAATAGGTATTGATATTGGACATTCATAGACATGGTTAACCTAATCCAGCAGTGTAATTCTTGTTCATTAAGACCCAAActagtagggatggcaatggggcggggcggggccgaaggatgAGATCTTCGCCCCCGCCCCGCATGgatttttcttgccccatccccaccccgccCCGCATGATGGGGAAAATTTCttaccccatccccgccccttaagGCCCCACGAAGACTCGCGAAGCCCCACCCTACACcgtaaaactttatttcttgttaattttccctacaactattaccattttttcaaataaaatgacatgtttcaataataaaaatatacttgaaattataaataaatttatcctatcaaattaaactaatttttagcaaaaactaaataatattatcttaaTGTTTAACAggacaatatcacaacaaaaatctcataacatgataaaataaaattttaacaagcTTAAAGAAACAATGTTGTTAAGCAGCCAAATGTCcacacaaaattacaaaaacaattacTCAGACACATATTTAGAGCCACAGACCcgtaactcattaaaaaaaattatattatgtacaTGATGAAAAGTAAGTTGAGAAAGACCGTATGAATTATGAATGAAATCATcaattcaatagtatataaatttgtttccaataaagacaaaaaaaagaagaagttaaaattggtaccttatttccaactttgctagagagaaaaaagaggtagagccacgttaggtagaataaaataagttgatgatatttttgtttaaatagtagggttttaggatacaataaaattacaatttaacccttattaatgcgggacggggtggggatggggcggggtggggatggggcggggcggggtggggTGAGTCTAAAAAGTGcaaacccatccccgccccgccccgtggtgtgggtctaaaatctcgccccatccccgccccaccacctttacggggcggggaaaacccgcacagggcgaagcggggaggggcgggtcaagcggggcggggaaaaattgccatccctacaaACTAGGCAGCAAGATTGCAATCAGCATATCACAAATTAAAGCATCTGCACCTAGAAAGCTTAACCATGAGAACCAAAAAGGCAAGCAATAAGAcctaagtaataagttttaatgGATTTCTCTTTACAAAATGAGGTCAAATAACGATTATTTGGTTTCATCTACGGGCATTTTGGAACTGAATTTCTTGATGTAAAGTTTGATGTGTGAAAGGGTGAAGCTATACTTAATGTCAATAAGTCATGGTACATTCTTACATGTCAATTTATGAATTTGGCCATTAATTGCATTGTTCTGAATtataaccaatatatatatatataaaagcagatgCACTTTCTTATGAAATTGGCGTGCTTCCTAGCTAGTTGTATTGAAGATAAACTATAGCAATAAGATTTTGGAGTTTATTTAGTTAGTGTTGATTGGGGTGTgccatcaattttttatttttttatttttatagagtttcaacttataggCTATGGCtgcatttatattaaaaaaattaaataaataaaaaaagtttggtCGGTTGCACCATTTGGTTGTATTCTtttttaacaagaaaaaaagattgatttaatttcatcaattaaccgatacaaattttctcaaaaaataaaacttaattgTTACAAAAACTTCTATCATTACACGTCAGTGAACTAATAAGTTGTGGACGCACCATTTGGGTTGTATTGATTATTTAATGATGATGCATTCTTTAACTCTCCAAGCTTAATAatgaattctttttctttttttttgttaacaatCAATGCTCCATAATTCCCCTATAATGAGGTCTCCAAACAGTGCTAGTGGAGAGATTTTGATTTCACTGTCATAATTCATAAACTCATAATATATTATAGGGTAAACTACATAAATAGTCTCAATCCTTTACACTATATATCAAATTGATCCTTAATCTTTTAATTGTATCAATTTAGCCCCTAATCTTTTAATATCGtgttattttggtccctaccgttatTCTTTGAATGGAAAAGTTTGATATGTCAAacgaaataataaaaaattaatttaattgccACATCAATTGCCAATTATACAACCACatcatattaaaattaaataaataaataaattattcttcTCATGTGGGATTGGgcttggggaaaaaaaaattaaaattcctctctctcaatctcacgCTCATCTGTCCCTAATCCCTAACTGTCTCGTCTAAAACAAAAGTTATAGACAGCAACAACAAGGTTCAGCGACAAGGATTAACAACTAGGTTTTCTCATCGGTGGCAAGAGGttaggctctctctctctctctctctctctctctctctgttttgttATTGTCCAAAATAACAAAGATGGACATAAGCTAGTATCTGCAACAAATCATTTTGGAAACAGGAAACTCCAAGTAAAAGTATTGAATCGCATGAAAATTTATTAGAATTAAGAAAATGTAAAGATGTTAGCAGtgaaataaaatcattttactTTCATGGGGAAAAGAAGGCTCACTGCATATCAAGTAGAATTTTACAATGGACCATGTTTGCCAAGTCATTTTTAGCCAATTCAACTAGCTATTGCATGTAATGGGATATAACTAGTGACAtcctaattttgaaattttatgaagCACATCATATTAACAGTAAGCAGTGCTGCAGATACTAGCTTATGTCCATCTCTGATATTTTGGACAGTAACAAAACacagaaaaatagaaaagattaagagagagagagagtcgaAACTTTTGCCGATGAACTTCATGTCACCGTCTGCAACTTTTTAATTTAGCTGCGAGAGTTAGGATCGGACTACGGACTTAGATGTGcatgagattgagagagaggaattttttttttttccccaagcCCAATCTCACGTGAGaacaacaatttatttatttatttattttttaaaattttaatttgatgtgacTATACACTTGGCAATTGATGTGacaagtaaattaattttttattattccatttgacacatcaaaattttttatctaaTGGATAATAGCAAGGACCAAAATGACACGACATTGAAAAATGaaggatcaaattgacacaaCTGAAAAGTTGGGAAccaaaattgaaatatggtgtaaaggatAAAAACCATTTATGTAGTTTACCCTATATTATATCATcactatgagagagagagagcaactgCTAAGATAGTCCCAACTTTCTAGTGAAATGTGATAACATTAAGATAACACAAATGAATTATTCAATAAACTACATAAAAATAGGAACATAGATAAATATACGAACATAGGGCACAATCTTCCATATGAAAAGgcctttttgttttcaattttatactttcaaaacttgttttctaGGTGTTATGAGAAATTTCTCTCAAGAACAgcattttagtgttttttttagcCTTCACAACCGGTTTAGcaatattttaggttttgttttccACCCCATCCACAATCGGATACAACCCATCCCAACCCACGGCAGGACACATGGCTATaacacaaaatcaaccaaataCCCCAAGTCGGGCATCTAAGgataaaaaaaacctatagagagagagagagagaggaataattGTACTGAAATGGGgggaaaatattattataataagcAGTAATTTTTTGAACAAGAAATGAAACTGAGAACacgtttctaaaaaaaattcaaatttccagtGAAATCACTGAAATGTGATCATTTTAAGAAAACAGAAGTATAATAATGTATTATTCAATAAACCACATGAAATTCAATTACCATATAACATAAGTGGATAAATGCAAACAATCATCCAATACGACTGCTTTAGAACAGAGGCAATGTGTTCATCTACCAAAGTCTCCACATAGTCCCCTTCTCTACTTCACTCTCCTGCTGTTGTTCTACTTGTAAGTCTGAAACACATTTGTACTTATGTGCCATTGTCTCTTCAAACAATATAGTGTACAGATCACATGAAGAATTGAAAGAATCATTAGCATCAAATGTGAACTTTGAATTACattttatgaacaaaaagaaaagaaagaaatgacaTTCAATGATTCAAATATCAGCTTCTTGTTTCAGAACAAATTCAACCACCTCAGATTCCCATGCAAAAGGGGTGGATGGTGGAGCATCCCAATGTAAAGGAGAACAAGGAGGGGAGGTCCAATCTAACAAATCAGCCATGGGCAACTCCACCGGCTCTGGGTAGCAGTGAGGGCTACAAAGATCAGCCTAAAGCAAAAATAGgcaataatttaagaaaaaaaataaggtaaGGAGTAGCAATGTTGCAAAGCAACAAATACAATAATGAAAACTCATGAAACCGAGCTACTTTAAAGCCAAATGCCAATATTGTCAGGAGAATGATTGTCAATTCAATGAAAAAAGGATAACAATATTATTTACTGCATTTTTAGGGCCCGTTTGTTTTGTGAGTTCTAACTCACTATTTCACATTTCaaacacactttttcactcatacGTATataaaaaacacctaaaataccTTACTCAAACTTAGTTACCAAACAGGCCCAGTTTTTCACTCAAGTGGATATAACAATCTCAATAGTAGAATAACGTTCTCAAAATCATTAGGTTTTGTTAAGTGACCCTGTCCTTACATTTTACATTATATCAAAGTAGAGATATAGGATTAGGAAAGTGAAAAAAGAAGCACCTTTGCTTGTTTGGACTCTTGATTTTCAGCAGTATGTACAGAATCTACACAGGAGggagaagaaaataacttaAATAGTCATGCACCCACAACTTGACAGTAATACAAGAGACAGTTATCAGATTAaaagaggagggggggggggggggggagagagagagagagagagagagtgagcaTTTGAATCTAAAACCAAAACAGACTTTtcaagacaatttttttttttaatttcttttggctTATTCTGTGTCTAAACCCTTATCTGCATTAAGCCATTAACCTATTAATTTCAGTCTGCAATTCCTGTCTCTTAATCGTGGATGACCGCCTTTAAACATGGATGATTGCAATAAAAATCCTTTAAGACCCAGTGAAAAGATAAGTAAGCCAAAAAGTATTTCAAACccaaatataagataaaaatttctcaaaatcaGGGAAAAAAAACCATTTCCAGATTTTATTCTGGAATACACACAGAAAGCAAACTTTTTATTGCTCAAGGATATTTTAAGAagcaaacttttttattttttgatacgTAGAAAGCAAACTTTTTATTGAAGTGAAAGTATCAGCGCTTCCATTGCTCAAGGATCTTTCCCCTCCCCCTTTTTCTTCAATACATAAGGGATTTCATTACAAAAGAACTAACTTATgcataaaaattaatacaacGTAGCCTAAAAAATAGATCAAATATTACAAGCAAAtgaaatctaataaaaaaataaatatattttggaCAATAACATGAGAATATTTTCCAGTGAATTACTGATTTTAGGAAATAAGATGCTTGAATACGTCTGCACTGATTTCATCTTCCACAGTCTTTTGGATTCATGAATTTTGGCCCAAATCTTTATCACAGAAAATTGCAAACAAACTTAAGAACTTGGATTATGCATATTCCCAGAGAAATGTGATTATACAACAACAAACAGATCAATGTGATCGAACACAAACCAAATTTGCTAAGTACCCATTTCAATATCTTAATATAGTGGTCATATATTTTGTTCCCAGTAGGTCCCAAGTATTAAGATGCCATTCACTACAAAATCTAGAGAACGTTTTCAACCACGAAACAGAATTgacaatcaaatcaaaaaacatAAGACATTGAATAGTAAAACAACAACACATGAATAAGACAATGTTAACGAACACAATCAAAGTAAAGAAGCAAAGTATAGTTAGTTACCGTGTCCTGGAAGAACCAAGTCCAGGTAAAATGAATTCATTCCACTTTGTTGTTGTGACTCGATGCATTTTTTGTGGTCATGTAAAAACATTTCCTGGGCTACATTAAAAAGCTCCTCTTTTTTTGGCACATTCTTTTTTGTGGTCGAAGTGTCTTCGATACGAAtgtttgatgatttgtttgttatGTCATTAAGAGCCTTACGATCCCCTTTCTTTGTGGCTGTTTTTTTCAGACCATTCACTCTACCATCAACATTAGCctctacaaaacaaaacaaacccattggatttttttaaggaaaacaacaattataaaatcaaaaacTACGTAgaaatcaaaaaaacaaaataggtATTACTTTTTTGGGGGTGAACATCGAAATTTTCATTTGGGATGATGAGTTGTCTCTGTGCGAAACGAGTTGCCATAACAATCTTTGATACGGAACAGAAATCTAGGTTTATATGAacaaataattaagaaaatttgaaataaaaaatagaaatacaaattaaattagaaGGAGAATGAGATGGAAAATCTTACCTTGGTGCTTGGAAGTGGAGTAAGGCGCTAGGgttaaaagttcaaaaattttgggggaaaATCAAAAAATGGCGGAGATTGTGAGGGTTTGTTTGGGAATTACATTAGTGAGTTTGGTGTTTGGGGCTACGGTTTCACTTGTACCTGTTTAAGATATCGTAATTTCCTATACAAGAAAAGTTGTTTGGGGAAAATCAAAAAATGGCggagattgttaggtttttGTTTGGGAATTAGATTAGTGAGTTTGGTGTTCGGGGCCACGATTTCACTTTTGCtgactatttattatttttttttttttacatgatagaaattttattctaacttattcta
Coding sequences within:
- the LOC126723976 gene encoding protein PATRONUS 2-like; this encodes MATRFAQRQLIIPNENFDVHPQKKANVDGRVNGLKKTATKKGDRKALNDITNKSSNIRIEDTSTTKKNVPKKEELFNVAQEMFLHDHKKCIESQQQSGMNSFYLDLVLPGHDSVHTAENQESKQAKADLCSPHCYPEPVELPMADLLDWTSPPCSPLHWDAPPSTPFAWESEVVEFVLKQEADI